A region of Cellulophaga sp. RHA19 DNA encodes the following proteins:
- the rimP gene encoding ribosome assembly cofactor RimP: protein MFKEQVTSLLEGALKENPSLFLIDFTITPDHKINIVLDGDNGVTLKDCVAVSRAIDHNLDREEQDFSVEVASAGASTPLVLPRQYTKNIGRKLEVKTIEGRNFEGELTAATEDTITLEWKAREQKPVGKGKVTVQKKEEISFSDIKEAKVILKF, encoded by the coding sequence ATGTTTAAAGAGCAAGTTACATCTTTGTTGGAAGGGGCTTTAAAAGAAAACCCATCATTGTTTTTAATTGATTTTACTATAACGCCAGATCATAAAATTAATATTGTTTTAGATGGTGATAATGGTGTTACGCTTAAAGATTGTGTGGCGGTTAGCAGAGCTATAGATCACAACTTAGATAGAGAAGAGCAAGACTTTTCTGTAGAGGTTGCTTCAGCGGGAGCTTCTACGCCATTGGTTTTACCTAGGCAGTATACAAAAAATATTGGCAGAAAATTAGAGGTAAAAACAATAGAAGGTCGTAATTTTGAAGGAGAATTAACTGCTGCAACGGAAGATACTATTACTCTAGAGTGGAAAGCAAGAGAGCAGAAGCCCGTAGGTAAAGGTAAAGTTACTGTTCAGAAAAAGGAAGAAATTTCATTTTCTGATATTAAGGAAGCAAAAGTTATATTAAAATTTTAA
- the nusA gene encoding transcription termination factor NusA, whose translation MENIALIESFSEFKDDKFIDRVTLMAILEEVFRNALKKKFGSDDNFDIIINPDKGDLEIWRNRVVVEDGEVEEPNEEISLTDARKIEPDFEVGEDVSEEVKLIDLGRRAILALRQNLIAKIHEHDNTTIYKQFKDLEGEIYTAEVHHIRHRAVILVDDEGNEIVMPKDRQIPSDFFRKGDNVRGIIESVELKGNKPSIIMSRTSPKFLEQLFFQEIPEVFDGLITIKKAVRIPGEKAKVAVDSYDDRIDPVGACVGVKGSRIHGIVRELGNENIDVVNWTSNPQLLVTRALSPAKISSVKLNDEKMTAQVYLKPDEVSRAIGRGGHNIRLAGQLTGYEIDVFREGVEEDVELTEFSDEIDSWIIEEFKKIGLDTARSVLEQDSQDLAKRTDLEVETILEVVRILKEELED comes from the coding sequence ATGGAAAATATTGCGCTAATAGAATCTTTCTCGGAATTTAAAGATGATAAATTCATAGATAGGGTAACGTTAATGGCAATTTTGGAAGAAGTGTTTCGTAACGCTTTGAAAAAGAAATTTGGTTCTGATGATAACTTTGATATTATTATAAATCCTGATAAAGGGGATTTAGAAATATGGAGAAATCGTGTTGTTGTAGAAGACGGTGAAGTAGAAGAACCTAATGAAGAGATTTCATTAACAGATGCGCGTAAGATTGAACCAGATTTTGAAGTAGGAGAAGATGTATCTGAAGAAGTGAAGCTTATAGATTTAGGAAGACGTGCAATTTTAGCATTACGCCAAAATTTAATAGCTAAAATTCATGAGCATGATAATACTACTATTTATAAGCAGTTTAAAGATCTAGAAGGGGAGATATACACAGCGGAAGTGCATCATATTAGGCATAGAGCGGTTATTCTTGTTGATGATGAGGGGAATGAAATTGTAATGCCTAAAGACAGGCAAATACCTTCAGATTTCTTTAGAAAAGGAGATAATGTTCGTGGTATTATAGAAAGTGTAGAGCTAAAGGGTAATAAGCCTTCTATTATTATGTCTAGAACATCGCCTAAATTCTTAGAGCAATTATTTTTTCAAGAGATACCAGAGGTTTTTGATGGTTTAATTACTATTAAAAAAGCAGTACGTATCCCTGGAGAAAAAGCAAAAGTGGCTGTAGATTCTTATGATGATCGTATAGATCCTGTTGGTGCCTGTGTGGGTGTAAAAGGTTCTAGAATACATGGTATTGTAAGAGAATTAGGAAATGAGAATATTGATGTTGTTAACTGGACTAGCAATCCACAATTGTTAGTTACAAGAGCATTAAGTCCTGCAAAAATATCATCGGTTAAGTTAAACGATGAGAAAATGACTGCGCAAGTTTACTTAAAACCAGATGAGGTTTCAAGAGCAATTGGTAGAGGTGGTCATAATATTAGATTGGCAGGGCAATTAACTGGTTATGAGATTGATGTATTCCGTGAAGGAGTAGAAGAGGATGTTGAGTTAACAGAGTTCTCTGATGAAATTGATAGCTGGATTATAGAAGAATTTAAGAAGATTGGTTTAGATACTGCAAGAAGCGTATTAGAGCAAGATTCTCAAGATTTAGCAAAGCGTACAGATTTAGAAGTTGAAACTATTTTAGAAGTTGTGCGCATACTTAAAGAAGAATTAGAAGATTAA
- a CDS encoding cation:proton antiporter domain-containing protein produces MEILSSYNLIIAASVIIIISFLFNGISKKTNIPSVLMLIVLGVILKYVLEFIGEDSINFFPSLELLGIVGLIMIVLEAALELKLKREKLVPILKSMAIALVGLIASAYVAALILHQFIDGMTMQSAWLYATPLSILSSAIIIPSVSGLSENKKEFHIYESTFSDIMGIMMFYFLTGNLNPTEGAGNGAAGFAGNIGLTIVISIIASYAIILVFQQIKSQAKQFLLIAVLLLLYALGKKLHLSSLIIILIFGLIIANMNLFFGGFLSKYLNKERAEQIYHELHIITLETAFVVRTFFFVIFGITIVISSLFSINVAITSILIIISIYLIRFIILRVFVGSDILPQLFIAPRGLITVLLFYAIPQEAQIETFDSGILLFVIIGTSLIMTGAMIKDKRKMNTILDEIDEDIDELDKLHDENANDDYESINNNNTDLELPEEDSTDSEDHINH; encoded by the coding sequence ATGGAAATATTATCCTCTTACAATCTTATTATTGCCGCATCGGTTATCATTATTATCTCATTTCTTTTTAACGGAATTTCTAAAAAAACTAACATTCCATCTGTATTAATGCTTATTGTTTTAGGTGTTATTTTAAAATACGTATTAGAATTTATTGGAGAAGACAGCATTAATTTTTTTCCATCACTAGAACTACTAGGTATTGTTGGACTTATTATGATTGTGCTAGAGGCAGCGCTAGAGTTAAAACTTAAAAGAGAAAAATTAGTTCCTATTTTAAAATCTATGGCCATTGCACTAGTTGGCCTTATAGCCTCTGCATATGTTGCAGCCTTAATTTTACATCAGTTTATAGACGGTATGACAATGCAATCTGCTTGGCTATACGCAACACCCTTGTCCATATTATCTAGCGCTATAATTATACCTAGTGTTAGCGGGTTGTCAGAAAATAAAAAAGAATTTCATATTTATGAGAGTACCTTCTCTGACATTATGGGAATTATGATGTTTTACTTTTTAACTGGCAATTTAAACCCAACCGAAGGAGCTGGTAATGGTGCTGCAGGTTTTGCTGGCAATATTGGCTTAACAATTGTAATATCTATAATTGCTAGTTACGCTATAATATTGGTTTTTCAGCAGATAAAATCACAAGCAAAGCAATTTTTACTAATTGCAGTACTCCTACTTTTATATGCTTTAGGCAAAAAGCTTCACCTATCATCTTTAATTATTATTTTAATATTTGGACTTATAATTGCCAACATGAACTTGTTCTTTGGCGGATTCCTATCTAAATACCTAAATAAAGAGCGAGCAGAGCAAATTTACCACGAACTACATATTATTACACTAGAAACAGCTTTTGTAGTACGTACTTTCTTCTTTGTTATTTTTGGCATCACCATCGTCATCTCTTCTTTATTTAGCATTAACGTAGCAATTACCAGTATTCTAATAATTATATCTATATATCTAATCAGATTTATAATTCTACGTGTTTTTGTTGGTAGCGATATTTTACCACAACTTTTTATTGCCCCTAGAGGATTAATTACCGTTTTATTATTTTATGCAATACCACAAGAAGCACAAATAGAAACTTTTGATTCTGGAATTTTACTTTTTGTGATAATAGGAACTAGCTTAATTATGACCGGCGCTATGATTAAAGACAAACGTAAAATGAATACCATTTTAGACGAAATTGATGAGGATATAGATGAATTAGACAAACTACATGACGAAAATGCTAATGACGATTACGAAAGCATTAACAACAATAACACAGACTTAGAACTACCTGAAGAGGACAGCACAGACAGCGAAGATCACATAAACCATTAA
- the infB gene encoding translation initiation factor IF-2: protein MAENATIRLNKVLRELNISLDRAIDHLSSKGHEVEARPTTKISNEVHQILLDEFQTDKSKKVASKEVGEEKRKEKEALRLQLEKEQEEKRLAREKRAAAQEVVKAKAELSGPKTVGKIDLDAGKKKPAPVEEKVAPKEEKPVQAKKPVVKEESKPVEKPVAKESTTIKTGKVELAGPKTVGKIDLDAGKKKSAPAAKKPAPVKKEEPKAKVEAEKPAETTEAEAKENTVITTQYQKLSGPKLTGAKIDLSKFNKPKKKEAPKNAAGAGGDKKKRRKRIVSNNKPGGNNRGGQGGNNRGKSGPGKGRFNAPVVKVEPTEEEVQKQVRETLEKLQGKSKKGKGAKYRRDKRDQHRQQTEKDLEKQEAESKILKVTEFVTVGEVATMMEVSSTQIISACMSLGIMVTMNQRLDAETLSIVAEEFGYEVEFIAAEIEESIVEEVDAPEDLKERAPIVTVMGHVDHGKTSLLDYIRKENVIAGESGGITQHIGAYGVQLDNGQKIAFLDTPGHEAFTAMRARGAQVTDIAIIVVAADDDIMPQTKEAISHAQAAGVPIIFAINKIDRPTANPDKIKEGLAQMNLLVEDWGGKIQSQDISAKKGTGVKELLEKVLLEAELLELKANPKKLASGTVVEAFLDKGRGYVSTILVQAGTLKIGDYVLAGTCSGKIKAMQDERGNNVQEVGPSTPISILGLDGAPQAGDKFNVLEDEREAKQIASKRSQLQREQSVRTQRHITLDEIGRRIALGDFKELNIILKGDVDGSVEALTDSFQKLSTEEIQVNIIHKAVGPITESDVLLASASDAIIIGFNVRPMGNARAIAEKEEIDIRMYSIIYAAINDLKDAMEGMLSPEMKEEILGTAEIRETFKISKVGTIAGCMVLTGKLVRNAGIRLIRDGVVIYTGELASLKRFKDDAKEVAKGYDCGLQVKNYNDIKEGDIVEAFQEVAVKKKLK from the coding sequence ATGGCAGAGAATGCAACAATAAGGCTCAATAAGGTCCTCAGGGAATTAAATATTTCTTTAGATAGGGCTATAGACCATCTTTCGTCCAAAGGACATGAGGTGGAGGCAAGGCCTACTACTAAGATTTCCAATGAGGTGCATCAAATTCTTTTGGATGAATTCCAAACGGATAAGAGCAAGAAAGTTGCTTCTAAGGAAGTTGGCGAGGAAAAACGTAAAGAAAAAGAAGCGCTTAGATTGCAATTGGAAAAAGAGCAAGAAGAAAAGCGTTTGGCAAGAGAGAAAAGAGCAGCTGCGCAAGAGGTTGTTAAGGCTAAAGCAGAATTATCTGGCCCAAAGACTGTTGGTAAAATAGATCTTGATGCGGGTAAAAAGAAGCCAGCTCCTGTTGAGGAAAAAGTAGCTCCTAAAGAAGAAAAACCTGTTCAGGCTAAAAAGCCAGTGGTTAAAGAAGAGTCTAAGCCGGTTGAAAAACCTGTGGCAAAAGAATCTACAACCATAAAAACGGGTAAAGTTGAGTTAGCGGGTCCTAAAACTGTTGGTAAGATAGATTTAGATGCGGGTAAAAAGAAGTCTGCTCCTGCAGCTAAAAAGCCTGCTCCTGTTAAAAAAGAAGAGCCAAAAGCAAAAGTTGAAGCGGAAAAACCAGCTGAGACTACTGAGGCAGAAGCTAAGGAGAATACGGTTATAACTACTCAATATCAAAAATTATCTGGACCTAAGCTTACGGGTGCAAAAATTGATTTGTCTAAGTTTAATAAGCCTAAAAAGAAAGAAGCTCCTAAGAATGCTGCTGGTGCTGGAGGTGATAAGAAAAAACGCCGAAAGAGAATTGTTAGTAATAACAAGCCAGGTGGTAATAATAGAGGTGGACAAGGTGGAAATAACAGGGGTAAATCTGGACCAGGTAAGGGTAGATTTAATGCGCCAGTTGTAAAAGTTGAGCCTACTGAAGAAGAAGTTCAAAAGCAGGTTAGAGAAACTTTGGAGAAACTTCAAGGTAAGTCTAAAAAAGGAAAAGGAGCTAAGTATAGAAGAGATAAAAGAGATCAGCACCGTCAACAGACAGAGAAAGATCTTGAGAAGCAAGAAGCAGAAAGTAAAATCTTAAAAGTAACAGAGTTTGTTACTGTTGGTGAGGTTGCTACTATGATGGAGGTTTCTAGTACTCAGATAATATCTGCTTGTATGTCATTAGGAATTATGGTGACGATGAATCAGCGTTTAGATGCTGAGACATTATCTATAGTTGCTGAAGAGTTTGGATACGAAGTTGAGTTTATTGCTGCAGAGATTGAAGAATCTATTGTGGAAGAGGTTGACGCTCCTGAAGATTTAAAAGAAAGAGCTCCTATTGTAACGGTAATGGGTCACGTAGATCACGGTAAAACATCTTTATTGGATTACATTCGTAAAGAGAATGTAATTGCTGGTGAAAGTGGTGGTATTACACAGCATATTGGTGCTTACGGGGTTCAGTTGGATAATGGACAAAAAATAGCGTTCTTGGATACTCCAGGTCACGAGGCCTTTACGGCAATGCGTGCACGTGGTGCTCAAGTAACGGATATTGCAATTATAGTTGTTGCGGCAGATGATGATATTATGCCTCAAACAAAAGAAGCTATTAGTCATGCACAAGCGGCTGGAGTTCCTATAATTTTTGCAATAAATAAAATAGATAGACCTACTGCAAATCCAGATAAAATTAAGGAAGGTTTAGCGCAGATGAACTTATTGGTTGAAGATTGGGGTGGAAAAATTCAGTCTCAAGATATTTCAGCTAAAAAGGGAACTGGTGTTAAAGAGCTTTTAGAGAAAGTTTTATTGGAGGCTGAGTTGTTAGAGCTTAAAGCAAATCCTAAAAAGTTAGCTTCAGGTACAGTAGTAGAGGCGTTCTTGGATAAAGGTAGAGGTTATGTTTCTACAATTTTAGTACAAGCCGGTACTTTAAAAATAGGTGACTATGTATTAGCTGGTACTTGTAGTGGTAAAATTAAGGCAATGCAAGATGAACGTGGTAATAATGTTCAAGAGGTTGGTCCTTCTACACCAATATCTATTTTAGGTTTAGATGGTGCACCACAGGCAGGTGATAAGTTTAATGTGTTAGAGGATGAGCGTGAGGCTAAGCAAATTGCTTCTAAGCGTTCTCAATTACAAAGAGAGCAATCTGTGCGTACGCAGCGTCATATTACTTTAGATGAAATTGGTAGACGTATTGCTTTAGGTGACTTTAAAGAGCTTAATATTATTCTTAAGGGTGATGTTGATGGTTCTGTTGAGGCACTTACAGATTCTTTCCAGAAACTTTCTACTGAAGAAATACAAGTAAATATTATACACAAAGCTGTTGGTCCTATTACGGAGTCAGATGTATTGTTAGCTTCTGCTTCAGATGCAATTATTATTGGGTTTAATGTAAGGCCAATGGGTAATGCAAGAGCAATTGCAGAAAAAGAGGAAATAGATATTAGAATGTATTCTATTATTTATGCTGCAATTAATGATCTTAAGGATGCAATGGAAGGTATGCTTTCCCCAGAAATGAAAGAGGAGATACTTGGTACTGCAGAAATACGTGAGACCTTTAAGATATCTAAGGTGGGTACAATTGCAGGTTGTATGGTATTAACAGGTAAATTGGTTAGGAATGCAGGTATACGTTTAATACGTGATGGTGTTGTAATTTACACAGGAGAACTTGCTTCTTTAAAACGATTTAAGGATGATGCTAAAGAAGTTGCTAAAGGGTATGATTGTGGACTTCAGGTTAAAAACTACAATGATATTAAGGAAGGTGATATAGTTGAAGCTTTCCAAGAGGTAGCGGTTAAAAAGAAATTGAAATAA